Within Actinomycetota bacterium, the genomic segment GTGTCCGTTGACGGCGAGTGGGTAGCTGAATTCCCCGGCGACCTGTGAGCGCCAGTCCCAGGCGACGCGATCACCGACCACCGATGCGCCCACTAGGCGCTGCTCCACGTCGAGAGAATAGGAATACGTGACGTTCAGCCCAAGGCGAAGGCTGAAGCACACGTCGTTGTCACGTAGCTCGAAAGCGCCAGGCGTCCGGAAATAGACGTCGTCGTCCGTATGAAACACGGTCATGGCTGCTTCACCGACCAGGCGGAGAAGATCCTCTCGGAACCGCGCCTCACGGACCCAGCGCACGTCGGCGTGCTCCGACTGAAGCTCCGCATACGCCTTCTCGTGGCGACCGGAGGTGGTCCGGTAGAGGATCGCGACACTCGTGAAGAGCTCGCTCCCATGGCACGAGACGCTCGTGAGGAACGCGTCGAGCTGCATGGCACGGTCTCGAGAGAAGACGATGCAGTTCACGCGACCTTGCTGCTTCCAACCCGCGATCGTCCAACGTCTGCAAGCAATGACGCCGATCTGCGAAACCCGATCTCCGGGGCGAATCGGGTCACGACTACTACTGCATCGCGCCACTGCCGCAGCGCGACGAGCTCCCTCACCGTTCCCTGTGCGACCTGCATCAGGAACCAGCCGCGGTCGACCTCCGCGAGCGTGGCGCGCGCGCGGCGTTCGACCTCGTCGAACGGCACATCGGGGTCGCCGCCGGCCGCTTGCGCAAGGTGAACATAGTAGAGCTGCTCCCACTTCCGGCTGAGGGTCATGCCGTCGACCGAGAAGCGGTATCGGAGCAACGGCTGCCCCACGTTGGCGAGCTTGTGCGTGCGGGCCAGCCGCAGCCACAGGTCGTAGTCCTCGGCATTCTTGAACTCGCCTCGATACCCGCCTGCCTCCAGTACGACGATTCGCCTGAGCATTACCGACGGGTGGTAAAGGCAGTTCTCGCGGGGCAAGATCTCGGCGATTTCCTCGGGTTCCGTGGGTAGACGGATCAGCCGGTCGTGGTCAGGACGCGCACCCATGTGGAAAACCCAGCTTCCGGCCACCGCGACCTCGGGATGCGCGCCGAGGAATTCCGCCTGCACGCGCAAGCGCTGCGAAAGCGCCTCGTCGTCCTGATCGATCCGCGCGACGAGCTCATAGCGCGCGCGTTCGAGACCCTCGTTGAGAGTTCCGGCGAGCCCGACGTTGCGCTCGTGAACGACCGCCGTCACGCGAGCGTCGCGCCGCGCGTACTCGCGGACGATGGCGGCCGATCCGTCCGTTGAGGCATCGTCGACCAGGAGCAGCTCGAGCTCCGGGCCATCCTGGCGCAAGATCGAGTCGACCGCTTGGCGCAGCGTTCGCGCCCCGTTGTAGATGGGAAGCAGGACGGTGACGCTCACAGAGCGGCCACGGCTTGCTCGCACATCGCCCGCAGACCAGTCTCGAACTCGACCTTTGGCCGCCAGCCGAGCTCTTGCCGTGCTTTGCCTATGTCGAGCACGATCCAGGCAGGGAGGCGGCGTGAGTCGGTCGTCGGCGGCTCGTAGATGACCTCCGCGTCGACCCCGGAGAACTCGTGCAGAAGTGCGAGCACGCTGCGGACCGATCTCCCCACGCCGCTTCCGACGTTGTAGACGTCGAAGCCTTCCCGACGTGCGACCGCGAGCTCGAACATCCGCATCACGTCGTCGAGGTGGACGAAGTCTCGCACGTTGTCGGCATCGCCGAAGATCCGAACCGGGCCGCCCTCCAGGATCTGCGACAGCGCGACGCCAATAAAACCCTGAAGTCTCTGCCGTGGCAGGAGGACGCCGTAGGGGTTGCCGATCCTGAGGACGGTTGCGGTGATCCAGCCCTCGTGCGTCGCGAGTCGGAGGTAGTGCTCACCCATGAACTTCTGGATCCCGTACGACGTCGTTGGCTCGACCGGGCTGGCCTCGGTGAGCGGCCGCCGGCCTTCAACGCGGTACAAGGCCCCACCCGTGCTCGCGTAGATCACATGCGGCCTCGTCCCAGCGTCACGAATCGCCTGGATCAACGTGAGCAGTGGAACTATGTTCATTGCCGCATCGCTCGGAAGATGCTGGTTCGACGTATACGGCGTGTTCGTGTGCGCGAGATGCACGACCGCGTCGAGGCCGGCGACGAAGGCCACACAGTCCCGATACGAGGAGAGATCGCCCTGCGTCCACTCGATCCGGGGATCTCGTGGAAGAGCAGGCGCGATCGTGCGTGTCAGCGCCCTAACCTCTGAATCCTGAAGATCCGCGAGGCGTCTGACCAGAAGCGATCCCATGAATCCGGTCGCGCCCGTGACACCGACCGTCGACATCACACTTGCCTGCAGCGACTACACCCGACGTTCATGAGCGACGCGGACGGACTCGACCCGCCGCTCGCGCCAAGCGTAGTGCTAGGCGGAGCGCCCACCGCAGCGACGTTTGTTCGAGCGTGCCGGCTTGACCGACAGCTCTCGCAAGCGCCGCCTGAAGCTCAGCGATTTGCCGGTCGCGTTCGAGGAGCTGAGCTTCTCTCTCTCGCGCGGTGACCTCCCAAGCGTCGCGCTGCTGCGCGGACCAGTCCGAGATTCTCCGGAGCTCTCCGGTCCAGGCGTGCTGTTGAAGGATCGTGCGATCTTGCTCCTCGACCATCCGCTGCCACCGCGTTCGCTCGTACCACCAACTATCGACTACCTCACGCTGATCCGCCGAGAGGCCAGGAACGACGGCGAGAATCGTTCGCATGAACGGCGCCAGATCGTTTGAGCGGGTCAGCCCCAGGTGTCCCCTGAGGCCCATCGAAGCCATGAAGTGCGCGAGCTCAGCGCCCGTCCACTCACGCGCGTGCGCAGGGTTGGCAGGCGGCCCGAGGTGTCCGTCCTTGTTCAAGGCACGATCAGGCGTGGCGAGCACGAAGGCCGCCGCGCCCTTCTCTAGGGCGTCCGAGACGAGGGCCAGCAGCTCTTCTGGGTTTACCAGACGCTCCAACAGGTTCTCGCAGACCAGTACCGCGCCCGTGAGATCCGGAACGTCGAGGGAGTCGTCGTTCTCGAGATCGATCTCGACCCAGGTGCCGAAGTCGTAGCGCTCCCGACAGACCGCTATGTTCGAAGGGGTGTCGATGCCGATTATCTCGAAGCTCGGATGAAGCGCCGCAAGCCTCTTCCCAGTGCCGCAGCCCACACCGACTATGCACCGCGCACCGAGTCGCGTCGCGAGTGACGCCGACTCCGGGTACACGGCCGGCAGCCAGAAGCCCTCGTCGTCCTCACGGACTGGATCGTCCGGCTCGAGGCGCGCCTGGTAGCCCTTTGGCAGGCAGTAGTCCATGGAGCGGCCGATGCTAGTGGCTGGCGTTGACAGCACGGAAGATGACGAGACCGGTGCTGCGGCTTCCCGGCACGAGCTCGAAGTCGGGACTTCGCACGACGCGATCGAAGATCGCGACGTTCACCCTGTTGAAGGCGTCCGCCCGAGCAACGGCGGCAGCCTCGGTCGCCGGAAGCGGGTTGCTCGGGTTGCCGTAGTCGATGGCGATGTAGAAGGGCGGGTCCGTATCGCGCACTCGGTCCCATGCCGCCTCCGGGTCCTGCTCCGCGTAGCCGAGCGCGGTGTAGTTGCAGAGGCGTCCGCTCCTCCCGGCGAAGCGCCGGTGGGCGAGGAACGTAAGGGTGTTGTGGTTGAGCCATGGATGGTCGGCCCCGACGATGCTGATGCGGCCGACTTGAGCATCCGTGCACGTCTGCGTGACGACGTCGTCGAGCGCGCGGGCGAAGCGTGCGTCACGGACGGGTTCGTCGACCGGGTACGACGCACGGAGCGCGCCGGGCGCATGGCCGAAGCTCTGCAGCGTGACGACCGCGAACTGGACGACGGCGAGGGCCCCGGCGAGCACGACGAGCGTCCGGCGACGACTGACCGCGACAGCCAGCGCCACCGGCACCGCTACCAGCGGAACGAGCGGAAGGAGGTATCGCATCTCCTGATTCGGCTGCGACGCGAAAGCTGCGAGCACGACGAGCACCGCCGTCCCGCAAGCGGCACACGTCACCACACGAGGATCGCGAATCCGGATCCGCGGGCCTGCGGCGGCGAGAGCGACGATCGCGAGACCGCCCGCGACGATCCACGCAAACGGAATGAAGGCAGCATTCCCCAACCGCTCGACCCATTCAGGAAACTGGCGAACGAAGCCGCGGTCGACTCCATACAAGCCCGTGTCGGCCGACGCATTACGCGCGTGGTCCAGCGCCGTGTCGAGGTTGACCCGGTACCACGCAAGGGCGCCGAGGACGAGGAGCAGCGAGATAGCTCCCGAGCCGAACACTGCGACCCGGTCGCGCCTGCGTCGTTGCTGCGGGAGCATCTTGCGGTGAAGTGCGAGAAGCACCACTGCGCCGAGGGCAAGCGGGGCCATGTATGCCGGCGAAGAGAGCTTCGCGAGCATCCCCAACGCGATTGCTCCCGGCAGCTGGGCGAGCGTGAGGGACGCCGGGCTGTACGCAGCGCCGGCGAGGATGAGCAGTAGCCATGTGACGGCGACGGTCTGTGCGGGCTCGGCGAAGTACTCATGGCTCAGCGAGACGAAGAGCGGCGAGGCACCGACGAGGAGCGTCGCCAGAACCGCAGCCGGAGTGCCGTCCAGCCGGCGCACGGCGAGGTACACGAGGCTCAACGAGGCCGCCTGGCACACCACGATGGAGAGGAGGAGCGCGCGGGCGTCCTCGCCGAGGGTCTCGCCGAGGGGAACGAACAGCTGGCCCAGCCACGCCACGGCAGGCGGCTTCAGGCCGAAGGCGTGAGTCATCGACCCCGGCCAGTGGACGGGATCCGTACTGAGCGTCGCCCAGAGATCGACGGACACCGTGCCGTACCAGGCGGGATCCCACGGCCAGATTGACCGGTCGAGCGCGATCCAAACGAGCGACGGCGCCACGAGCGCGACCGGGAGCCAGAGCGGGAGCCATCGGCGAGCGACACTGACGACGGTCTTCGTGCTCGCGGCGCCCCGATGCGGATCGGCGAGGTGCGGGAGCCCGGACGCGAACGGATCGTTCGTCGTGCTGCGGGCGGCCACGCGGCCCAGTGTAGAGAGGGGGGTCGCCGGGGTCCGACCGGAGGTCCGGTCGCTACGATCACGCGCGCATGCTGAGTGCGAGAGTGAGCCGGCAGCTCGATCCGTCGAGTGAGGTCGCGGGTCTCGAGTACGCGGACGTCGCAACGTACTTCGACGCGTTCGCGCCGGTCGAAGCGCGCTGGCGCCGCAGGAACGCGACCTATCACCGGCTCGTCGAGCGGATCTGCCGGAGCATGGTGCCGGAGGGACGGAAGGTGCTCGAGATCGGGTCGGGCGGGGGCGACCTTCTCGCCGCACTGCAGCCGTCGGTCGGCGTCGGCGTGGACGTCAGCCCGGCGATGGTCGAGCTCGCGAACAGCCGCTACCCCGGCCTGCGCTTCGAGCTCGGCGCGGGCGAGACCACGAAGCTGGACGAGACCTTCGACTACGTCGTCCTCTCGGACGTCTTCCCGTACGTGCACGACCTGCTGCGCCTGCTCGAGAACGTGCGCCAGCACTCGCACTCGCGCACACGCGTCGTGATCAACTCCTACAACCCGGCGTGGCGTCCATTCCTCGGGTTGGCCGAGCGTCTGGGGCTCAAACCACGGAAGCCGATCCGCAACTGGGTCTCCCCGGGCGACATCCGCAATCTGCTCGAGCTCGCGGGGTTCGAGGTCGTGTCGGCGAGCACGCGGATCCTCGTGCCGAAGTCCGTGCCGCTGCTCACGCACTTCCTCAACACGGTCGTGGCGAACATCTGGCCGTTCACGCGTCTGTGCGTCAGCTACTGGATCGTCGCGCGACCGTCGCCCGAGCCTCTCGGCGAGCTCGGAGTGTCGGTGGTCTGCGCGTGCCGGAACGAAGCCGGCCACATCCCGCAGATCGTCGAACGCCTGACCTCGATGGGCACCTCGACGGAGCTGATCTTCGTCGAAGGTGGCTCGACCGACGACACGCGAGCCACCATCGAGCGCGAGATCGACGAGCATCCCGAACTGGACATCTCGCTGCTGACGCAGCCGGGGAAGGGAAAGGGCGACGCCGTCCGCATGGGGTTCGCGGCGGCGAAGCACGACGTGCTCATGATCCTCGACGGCGATCTCACGGTGCAGCCGGAAGACCTGCCGAAGTTCTACGACGCACTCGTCGCGAACCGCGGCGAGCTGATCAACGGGTCGCGGCTGGTCTACGACATGGAGCGCGGATCGATGCGGTTCCTGAACATGCTCGGGAACAAGGCGTTCTCGCTCCTTTTCCGCGCGATCACCGGCCAGCACGTCAAGGACACGCTGTGCGGGACGAAGGTGCTCCACCGCGACGATTACGGCGCGATCGCGGCCGGACGCTCCTTCTTCGGGGAGTTCGATCCCTTCGGCGACTTCGACCTGCTCTTCGGCGCGGCGCGCCTGAACCTCAAGATCGTCGATCTACCCGTGCGCTACGGCGCGCGTACGTACGGAACGACGAACATCAGCCGCTTCCGCCACGGCCTCCTACTGCTGCGCATGACGCTCTTCGCGTACTCGAAGTTCCGCGTCCAGATCTTCCGGCGCCCTCGCGGCGATCAGCGCCGCTCGAGCACCACCAGGCAGCGAAACGCAAGCAGCTGAGCCGCGGGCCGAAGCGCCCGCTCGAGCACAGACAGCGGCCGGTACAGGAACGCCGGTAGCAACGCGGGACGGGTGAACCCTCCCGAGAGCGGATAGACGAGGAACGAAAAGCGCTCGTCAGCGACGATCGGGAGGCTCGGCCAGCGGCGCAGGTATTGGTCCCGGTGGCGGTAGAAGACGAGCGTCGCGCGGGCCTGGTTGGAGTCGAGCGCCGTGGCGCCCGTCTGCGCGTCGCGCTCAAAGGCGAGTGCAGCCAGGTCGGTCCGCTCGTGGTGGAACCGCCGGTACACGGGCGTGGATAGCGGCGAGCAGTACGGGTCGACGATGACGACCCGCCCGCCGAGCCGCAAGACGCGCGCCGCCTCGTCGAGGAAACGCGCAGGGTCGGGCACGTGGTGGAAGACGTCGAGCAGCACGAGGTTCGCGATCGTGCCGTCCTCGTAAGGCAAGGCTTCCGCGTCTACGACCGCCTCAGCCCAACGAGTGGGCTCGACGTCCGTCATGACGGCGTCCGGCTTGAACGCCTTGAACTTCCCGATCCCCGAGCCGAGCTCGACGGTCGGCCCCGGGACACGGCTCAGCCGGCCGACGATCCGGTGGTAGAAGCCTGCGTACTCGCGACGCACGAGCGGTCGCTCCTGCCAGGCGCGCTCCTGCCGATCGAGTGTGCGCTGTAGGTCCACTACGCTCCGGCTCGAATGGCGATGCGCCGCCGACACGCAGCACTCCTCGTTGCGGGAACCGCTGTCTCGGCGCTCTTCGCGGCGGCGGCGATCCGCGATGTCCAGCTTGACCTCTTCGTCTCGAGCATCCGCGAGATGAAGTATCTCTGGCTCATTCCGGCGCTCGCCTGCCTGGCGGCGGCGGTGGTCCTGCGGGCGCAGCGCTGGCGCCTGGTGTTCGTGCCGCAGTCGCGCCCACCGTTCAGCGCGGCGCTGCGTTCGCTTCTCATCGGCCTGTTCTTCAACCAGATCCTGCCCTTTCGAGCCGGCGAGGCCGCTCGCGTCGTGGCCCTCGGTCGGGAAGCGGGGACGTCCCGCGCCGAAGCGGCAGGCACTGCGATCGTCGAGCGCGTCTTCGACGTCCTCGCTCTCTTCGTGCTCCTGTTCGCCGCCTGGTTCTTCGTCCCGGAGGTCAGCTGGATCCGGGCGGCCGCGATCTTCGCGCTGCTGTTCTCGGTTGGTCTCGCTGTCATGATCGTCGTGCTCGTCATCTTCGGCGACAGCCTTCTCAGGCGGGGGCTCGCGCCCCTCGCGATCTTCCCCGGTGTGACGCGACAACGAATCGACGCAGCAGCCGAGCGCCTGTCGATGGGGCTCCGCGCGTTGCATCGCCCGTCGCTCGCGGCCGGCGGCTTCCTGCTGACCGTCCTGTCATGGCTCGTGGTAGCCATCTCGTACCTCTGCGTGTTCGAGGGGTTCGGCCTCGAGGTCGGCTTCGCCGGCGCAGTCGTCGCCGTTGTCGCGACCAACCTGGTGCTCGTGATCCCGTCCCTCCCCGCAGGACTGGGCGTGTTCGAAGCCGCGACGATCGCCGCTCTTCAACCGTACTCGATCGACGACTCTCAGGCCCTGGCGTGCGCGGTCGTCCTGCATGCGGTGAACTTCTTCCCGTACTTGATCGCTGGCGTCGTCGCCCTCCGCAGCCACACAGTCGTCACGGGGCACCGGGTCACGTTTGGCACGACCGACGCCTGACACGTCCCGCTATGCCTCCGTGCGCACGCCCAGCCAGCCGCAAACGCGGCCTCTCGCAACCGCGAGGTAGAAGCGCGCCCGGGCCGGCCGCCCGGCGAGCAGGTTCAAGAGCGATGCGCCACACGAGCGAACGACGCAATAGGTCGCGAACCACCAGGGCAGGCGGTTCTTCCTGAGGGCGCGGCCGAAACCCGCGCCGTACTCGTACCCCTGCCGAACGTCAGGACGGGACGTGTGCTCGCGCTTCTGAGGGTGGTGCACGTGCAGCGAAGGGTCGTAGAAGACGCGACGGCCCGCGTTCACGGCACGCGCCACGTAGTCCAGGTCTTCGCCCGCGCGCCACGGCGTGCTCGTGCCCACACCGAGCGTCTCGTCGAACGGACCTACCTCGTCGAGCACCGGGCGCCGCAGGAAGAGGGTGTACGAGCCCACGCGACCCCAGAGGTTGTAGGCGGTCATCGCGCCGGCCTCGGTGTCCGCGCGCCCGGCGGACTGCCGCCCGAGCTCGTCGACGGGACGCACCCCGAGACCGTCCCATTTCGGATGCGCCGCGAAGAAGTCTGCGACGCGCTGCAGTAGATCCCGCGGATACCAGCAATCGTCGTCGGGGAACGCGACGATATCGGCCGCGAGGTGCGCGAACGCGGCGTTGCGAGCTCGGCTCAAGCCCGGCTGCGAGCGTAGGCGGACGATCTCGAACGCCTTCTCGAACCCCACGAGTACCGGGGCGAGTCGCTCGTCGGAGTTCTGGTCGACGACGAGCAGACGGAAATCGCGATATGACTGCGCCTCCAGAGCCCTGAGAAAGCGCACAACGTCCTGCGTTCTTCCGACTGTCGCGAGAACGAGGTCGAAGCGCACCGCGACGATTCAGCTCCGGGGGAAGAGCGCGTGGAAGACCCGGTCCTTCAGCGGCTCCAGCCAGTGCAAGCCGAGCCTCAGTCCGAAGCGGTAAACGGGCATTCCCACGGCGTTGAGCACCCTGTAGACAATGTGCCGGAGACGCCACGAGATCGGTCCGAACGACGAGCCCGCGGACGAGTCCCAACGAGCCGTGCGGACGGCTTCGTGCGCCGAATCTCGCGCCGCGCGTGAGGTGGGGGGTACGCGCGGCGTCGATGCGGCAACCTCGATGGCGCGCCCCAGTAGCGCCTCCATCCGGTCTCCCATCCGCTCCGTGGTGAAGTCGCTTTCGATTCTCGCCCGTGCGGCGTCGCCCATCGCACGGCGGGCGCCCGGATCCTCAATGAGCCCGGCAAGGATCTCCGTGTAGCGAAGCACTTCCTCGTCCTCGCTGCCGGGCGGGATGAGAACTCCGCAGCCCGGAGCCACGAGCTCCCGCTGGCCACCGACGTCGGCCCCGACCACTGGCACGCCCTCGGCCATCGCTTCGTAGAACACGGCGGAGATTCCCTCGTATTTGGACGGAAGAAAAACACAGTCGGCGACGGACATCAGCTCGCGAACGCGTTCGTTCGGCTGGTAGCCAAGGAACCGGATGTCCAAGCCGTGCCTGCCGGCGAACGCCTCCAACCAACCGAGGTACGGCCCGTCGCCGACAACGATTGCCTGGAACGCGTGTCCTCGGCTGCGCAGCTCATTCAGGGTCCTCGCGAAGACTGCAGGCTGCTTCTCGCCCGTCAGTCGACACGGATAGAGGATGATCGGCTTTTGCTCTGGCAAGCCGAGTTCCGCACGAGAAGATCGCCCGTTGTCATGCCGCGGTGTCGTCCCGATGTAACAGACCTCGATTCGGTCGGGTTCGGCGCCCCGCTCCATCATCCACTCCTTCAGCGCGGTCGAGGACGTGATCTGAAGATCGAGGCACTCCCGCCTGTCGACGCTGAGTCGCGGATAGCCGCCATCGAGCCACCCCTCGACGACGGAGTGGCAGTAGTCGACGATTGCGACTCCCCGCGCTACCCGCCGGAGGTATGGCAAGGCGGTGTACGCGAACATGGAGTTCGAGATCAGCACTGCGTCCGGCTGCCGTGAGCCGATGAGGTAGCTCAGGAAACGCGGATAGTCGTTCGGTTCCAAGAGGAGCGGAAGGCTGAACACGTCCGGTGTCAAGCGGGCGATCCGTGGGAGCCATGGATTTTCGCTGCGAAGCGTCGTCACGACGGTCGTCTCCCAGTCGCGCTGCCTCAGTTGAGAGACGACATCGACGCTGAATTTGTCGGCGCCCCCCGTCGTGACAAACGGAACGACCATGAGGAGTCGGGGTCTTGTCTTTCCGAGCTTGTTTTCGAACGGCTTCGAGCTAAGCTCGATGCGGCGTGTTGTCTGGCTGCGCCTGGCCCTCCGGTTGCCGGGTGTCGATGGCGACCCAGCCGCACGGTGGGTGACGCGCGACCAGTGCAGGTACTCCGGAAGGGTCGCGCGGCGCGCATGCGTCTTTCTCAGCGCGTCGCGCCGAACGACGCCGGCCCAGCTGCCCAGACCGGCACGGACATCGAGGTCGCCGGGATTCCCGCTCTGAACGAGCGCTTCATCCGGAATGGACACGCGGTAGCTTTCCACGCAGTCATATGCATGATGGCTGGTGAGGAACCACAGCCACTTCTCAGCGGCCGTCGGTTCCAGGAGATCGCCGGCCGGAAGGTGCAGGACGAACGCAGACCGTGCCTGTCGCAACGCGGCGTGAGGGTTGTCGATCACACGCATCCTGGACCCCAGGTCGCATTCGTCGACCAAGCGGTGGACATCGTCGCCGCACGATGCGTCGACGGCAATCAGCCACTCCCAGTCTTGGAACGACTGCGCGCGCAGCGAGCGAGCAGTCTCGATGAACAGGCCTCTGTCGCCGGTGTATGGAGTCACCACCGAGAGCGACGGTTCCGGTCGCATGCCCCTAGAGCGGTATGAGAACGCAGGCCGGTCACCCGCGACCGGACTGCTGCCGAGATCGCGATGAGCCCGGTCGATCACGATCGGCCCGTCGCCCGGCCCTACCTGACCGCCAAACGGTCGTGGTAGAGCCGGCTGACAGCATCAGGATCTCCGACCATCTGGACGACGCCATTTTCAAGCAGCAACGCGCGGTCGCAAAACCGACTGGCGAGGATGAGATCGTGGGTCACCAGGACAATCGTCTTCCGCTCCTCCTTGAACCGCTCGAACGTCGCGAAGCACTTCTCCTGGAACGCCTCGTCGCCGACGGCCAGCACTTCGTCGAGGAGTAGGACGTCGAACGGTATCTGGATTGCGATCGAGTACGCGAGGCGCACGAGCATTCCCGAGGAATAGTTCTTCAGCTTCTGGTCGACGAAGCGCTCGAGCTCGGAGAAGGCGAGGATGTCGTCGAACCTCTCTTCGAGCTGGCGCTTGGTGAGGCCGGCGAGGGTGCCATTCATGCGGATGTTGTCGCGGGCGGTGAGCTCCGGGTTGAAGCCGACGCCGAGCTCGATGAACGGCGAGAGCAACCCGCCCACGCGAACAACACCGGAATCGGGGACGTAGATGCCAGCGAGGATCCGGAGCAGCGTGCTCTTGCCGCTCCCGTTGGGCCCGATGACGCCGAAGAACTCGCCCTCTTCGACGGAGAACGTGACGTCTTTCAGCGCGTCGTTCCGTTCGTAGGTCGTGCGGCGGAACGGATGCGTGAAGTACTCCTTGAAGAACATCCGCTGCTCGTGCGGGATCCGGAATGACTTGGAGACTCCGATGACCTCGATCGCCTGCGTCATCAGAGCCTCTCGGCGAAGTAGCGGCCCTCCCGTCTGAAGAAGACGAGAGCCGCGACGAAGACGAGCGCGACGATGGAGAGGGGGATGAGTCGCCCGCCCGCGCCGGCAAAGACCTCCGACACCGTCAGATCGTTGGGGCCGCTCGCGCCCCCGAGCACGACGTGGCGAATGTCCTGCATGACCTGGACGAAGGGATTGAGAAAGGCGACCTTCTGCGCCCAGTCGGGAAGGATGCCGATCGGGTAGAAGATCGCAGAGGCGAAGAACAGGAGCTGCGCCACGAGCTCCCACACCTGGCCGACGTCACGAAAGCGGACGTAGAGCGCGCTGAGCAGCAGGCCCAAGGCGATCGTGAACACGTAGAGCTCGGCGAGCAGCGGGACGACGAGCAGCCACTCGATCCGCGGGTCGAGCCCCTGGATCGCCGCGAAGACGGCGAACGCGGACACGTTCATGCAGAAGGTGATGCCGATCGCAACGGAGGCCGCGAGCGGGATCATGACCGGCGGAAACGACAGTCGACGCAGGGTCGCGCCGC encodes:
- a CDS encoding glycosyltransferase produces the protein MRPEPSLSVVTPYTGDRGLFIETARSLRAQSFQDWEWLIAVDASCGDDVHRLVDECDLGSRMRVIDNPHAALRQARSAFVLHLPAGDLLEPTAAEKWLWFLTSHHAYDCVESYRVSIPDEALVQSGNPGDLDVRAGLGSWAGVVRRDALRKTHARRATLPEYLHWSRVTHRAAGSPSTPGNRRARRSQTTRRIELSSKPFENKLGKTRPRLLMVVPFVTTGGADKFSVDVVSQLRQRDWETTVVTTLRSENPWLPRIARLTPDVFSLPLLLEPNDYPRFLSYLIGSRQPDAVLISNSMFAYTALPYLRRVARGVAIVDYCHSVVEGWLDGGYPRLSVDRRECLDLQITSSTALKEWMMERGAEPDRIEVCYIGTTPRHDNGRSSRAELGLPEQKPIILYPCRLTGEKQPAVFARTLNELRSRGHAFQAIVVGDGPYLGWLEAFAGRHGLDIRFLGYQPNERVRELMSVADCVFLPSKYEGISAVFYEAMAEGVPVVGADVGGQRELVAPGCGVLIPPGSEDEEVLRYTEILAGLIEDPGARRAMGDAARARIESDFTTERMGDRMEALLGRAIEVAASTPRVPPTSRAARDSAHEAVRTARWDSSAGSSFGPISWRLRHIVYRVLNAVGMPVYRFGLRLGLHWLEPLKDRVFHALFPRS
- a CDS encoding ABC transporter ATP-binding protein, whose product is MTQAIEVIGVSKSFRIPHEQRMFFKEYFTHPFRRTTYERNDALKDVTFSVEEGEFFGVIGPNGSGKSTLLRILAGIYVPDSGVVRVGGLLSPFIELGVGFNPELTARDNIRMNGTLAGLTKRQLEERFDDILAFSELERFVDQKLKNYSSGMLVRLAYSIAIQIPFDVLLLDEVLAVGDEAFQEKCFATFERFKEERKTIVLVTHDLILASRFCDRALLLENGVVQMVGDPDAVSRLYHDRLAVR
- a CDS encoding ABC transporter permease codes for the protein MSTSSYPSPGAVATKSVAYYLRVLRVIGAIDFKAKYSDAALGYVWSLVKPLAYFGVLWLVFAHLLMTANQTEDFTLFLLIGILLFLFFVDAVTAMLPSIVQGGATLRRLSFPPVMIPLAASVAIGITFCMNVSAFAVFAAIQGLDPRIEWLLVVPLLAELYVFTIALGLLLSALYVRFRDVGQVWELVAQLLFFASAIFYPIGILPDWAQKVAFLNPFVQVMQDIRHVVLGGASGPNDLTVSEVFAGAGGRLIPLSIVALVFVAALVFFRREGRYFAERL